ggagctgCTTGGGAGGCAAAGCCGGAGCTGAGCCTTTGGTTTATGGTTGTAAAAGCGACACTTACTGTCTATTTCTGCTTCTGAAAGTATTGCAGTCTCACTGTGGAACCTCTGGAAGCTACAGAAAGACGCTAGCAAGTCACTTAAAGAAGCACAGGGTACACTCACTGGTGCAGGGGCTCAGCGCTCGTGGGGCGAGGGGCTGTGGGCCACACGGACTGGGACCGAAGCCACCATACAGCAGCCATGAGGAGGGTAAATcaggtcccctcccccagcacctgggGTAATCATCAGACCAGCTGGGTTTCCTGTCTAGCCTATGCTCCCTGGTGTGCCCACCGCCCCAGCGCCCCGTGTGAAAGCCCTGCCTAGCTGTGCCTCGTTTCTCAAAATCAGGCCACATGCCAGTCCCTCTGTCCAGAAGCCTGGCCCTCCAagagcctgcccctgcccctctcccgctGCAGCTGGAGCCCGCTGGTGGGGTCCTCACTGACCTCGAAGAGCCTGTGACCCACCGATCCATTTGTGAATTGTTTTCAGTGTCATCGTTCCTCCACGTTTAGACCGCGAGGTCCGGGGGCGACTGACCAAGTTGGCCGTGTCACCTACATGGCCAGGCCCAGCCGAAGCCTGCCCTGGTAAACAACCAGGTCAGCGAGCCCTGGGTCCTTGCTCGCCTGCAGTGGGCAGGCAAGGAGGCACCTTGGATGAGAAGCAGGAACCAGCTGCCGGCTCTATCCCCTCTGGGCTCGCCCCCACCCAGCTCTGCTTCCCTGTTTATTGGGCAAgggtggggctgggcctggggatcTGGCCATGGAAAAGCTGAGTCTAAGGTTGTCCCCAGACACTCCAAGTATGTGCACACTGAGGACACACCTCACCTGGGAAAGGTATGACTGAGCTGAggccagggtcttgggatggacatcaggacacctgggtgccaTAACTCATCCCAGACTCTTCCATTCTGGTCCTTATTCAGGGCTGAGGCCTTTGGCCCTAGAGAGGTACTAGGGAGCCACGGACAGTTAGAGCAGGGCTGATAGGACCGGGAGCTGTTTGAACCCCAGGCAGGgagagctggaggagggagggtgaTGCTAGCATTCCTGGCAGAGCTTGGGGCAGTGCTCCAGGTGCTCCGGGCCAACTCTGGGGCTGAGGGTGGGTGGTGCCAGTGGCCCACTCAGGCCTCGCTCCTCCAGGAAGTGCTCAGAAGGAAatgggaggggggcgcctgggtggctcagtcgttaagcgtctgccttcggctcaggtcacgatcccaggatcctgggatcgagtcccgcatcgggctccccgctaggcggggagtctgccgctgcctctctctatctctctctctgactctcatgaataaataaataaaaaaaaaagaaggaaatgggagGGACCCATGTGTTGGAGGGGTGCAGGGGCAGCCCCCACCCTCTGGGGTTACACGCGAGTCCCTGTAGAAGTGTCCGTGAGCCCATAGAGGTACAGCCAGGGGCGCGGGGAGAACGCCCATGAAGGTGGGGAGCCCCGGCCCAcgctgccccctccctgcaggATGGACCCCTTCGCGGACACCCTGCGGgaggccttcggctcagggcggACGAGTTCCGGGCGGCGCAGCTCAAGGGCCTGGGCCGCTTCCTGCGGGACAACAAGCAGCTTCTGCAGGAGGCGCTGGTGCAGGACCTGCGCAAGGTGGGCGGGgctgagggggctggggaggcggggggcggggctggggaggcggggggcggggctggggaggcgggggcggggctggggaggcggggggcggggctggggcctgcggggcgggtggggggcgggtggagggcgggttgggggggctggggaggaggggctgggggggacaTGAGGAATGGGGCCCACAGCTTCCTCCCTGAAGGGGGGACTAAGCACCCGGCAAACCCCACCCCCTGGGGGTGCCCCTAATTCACTCCTGTTTATTTCACAGACCCTTCCCTGGCAGGCAGCGTGTGCCAGCATTAACCCGTCCGAACCTGTGAGGCACGGCCCCCATGTTAttgagggggaaactgaggtgtCTGGGGGTTAAGACACTTGCCCCAGGTTCCgcagctgggaagtggcagagcgGGAGCCGGAGCCCAGGTCACCTGTCCTGGGGCCCGTGCTCCTCACTGCTCACTGTGCTGTTCCCAGAGGCCTGGCTGTGCTTCCTCTGGAGGCTGTCTCATAACCCCGGAGCTGGGACTCTTGGGGATCCCGAGCACTAGATCCCCTCCCTGCCCGGGCCCAGGCCTGACCGCTGAATTTCTCTCCGCTGCAGTCAGTCTTTGAGGCAGAGCTATCCGAGCTCACCATATGCCAGAAGGAGGTTGACCTGGCGCTCAAGAACCTACGCACTTGGATGAAGGATGAGCCCGTGGCCAAGAGCCTGGTGAGCggctgccgggggcggggggagggcccAGCGGCAGCTCCAGCCCAGGCCTCTTCACCGCCTGCGACCCACGTAGAGTCTCTGACTTCCTTGGGACCTGTTTCCTCATGAGGACTCCAGTCCACAGGCCCCTCGAGGACCCTGGGGGGCAGCTTTGGGGTGATTCCCCCGCCACGCCTTACCACGTGTCCTGCACTACAGTGCGTGCGGCTGGACTCGGCCTTGTCCGGAAGGAGCCCTTGGGCCTGGTGCTCCTCATCGCCCCCTGGAACTACCCTGTGCACCTGACCCTGGTGCCGCTAGTGGGTGCCCTCGCTGCAGGTGAGGAGAGAGTTCTGAGTCCCATGCCCAATAGCCCTTCCCAAAGGGGGCCCCCAGAATTCCATTTATGTGgtacccccagcctctggcacgTTCCTTGCCTctctgccctgggtgtggggggggggggcactggcaTCTCCCCCACGACATCCCCATCTGTCCCTGCAGGGAACTGCGTGGTGCTGAAGCCATCAGAATTAAGTAAGGGCACAGAGAAGGTCCTGGCTAAGGTCCTGCCTCAATACTTGGACCAGGTGAGGATGAACCCACCCCATGAGTCCCCAGTGTCCCACACCTCCCCGCCCCTGTCTGCTGGGGAGGGCCAGCTGTCCCCAGGGCCTGCAGTGTCCCTTGAACCACCTGCCCCACCTTGCAGAGCTGCTTTGCCGTGGTGCTGGGAGGGCCCCAGGAAACCCGGCAGCTGCTGGAGCACAAGTTCGACTACATCTTCTTCACTGGTGAGAGTAGCTTCaaccagggtgtgtgtggggggaaggctGTGGAGAGAGGAGCTGCTGGCCTGCAGTGGTGAGCATCCCAGAGGGCAGTCAGCCCCTGGGCCTTAGAAGGCGGAATGCTGGGGCAGCAGGGCCTGGGACAGATCCCAGCAGACAAGGTACAATGGGCCAGAATAGGTGGTGCCTCGACCATCTAACCCAAGGCTGGTTGAACATGGGGGGTCAACTCCCATATCCCCAGGGAACCCCCAAGTGGGCAGGATCGTCATGGCTGCCGCCGCCAAGCACCTGACACCCGTCACGCTGGAGCTGGGGGGCAAGAACCCCTGCTACGTGGACGACGACTGCGACCCCCAGACCGTGGCCAACCGCGTGGCCTGGTTCCGCTACTTCAACAGCGGCCAGACCTGCGTGGCCCCCGACTACGTCCTGTGCAGCCCGGACACGCAGGAGCGGCTGCTGCCCGCCCTGCAGAGGGCCATCACCCGCTTCTACGGCGAGGACCCCCAGAGCTCCCCGAGCCTGGGCCGCATCATCAGCGAGAAGCACTTCCGGCGGCTCCGGGGCCTGCTGGGCTGTGGCCGCGTGGTCATCGGCGGCCAGAGCGACGAGAGCGACCGCTATACATCGGTGAGTCCGCCCTGCCGCCGCCGTGGCCACCCTGCCAAGGCCCTTCCAGGACGCGGGTCCCGCCTGGGCCGCGAGCCTGGGCCCCGCCCCCGACACCTcgtcgccccgccccgccccgccccgccccgccctgagGCTCCCGGAGCTGGACCACCGAGGCCAGCCTGGGCCCCCGCCTCCCTGAGCTCCGCTCCACCTGGgccgccccccccccggggctGGAGAACCCCTCCCCGGCCTTCCCGGGGGCTGCGGGGACGCTCTCTTCCCCAGGAGGCCCCTGAGCCCTgcccgtgcccccccccccccgcccggccccagGGCTGAGCCGTCCCCTGTGCCCGCAGCCCCCACGGTGCTGGTGGACGTGCGGGAGACCGAGCCGGTGATGCAGGAGGAGATCTTCGGCCCCATCCTGCCCATCGTGAACGTGAGGAGCCTGGACGAGGCCATCGACTTCATCAGCCGTCGGGAGAAGCCCCTGGCCCCGTATGCCTTCTCCAACAGCAATCAGGTGAGGGTGCTTGGGCAGGGCTGGGACGAGAGAGGGGCTGGAAAAGGTGCAGACCCGTGACCTTCCCCTTGACAGCCCACGTTGGGAGGGTTAGGGCAGCATCACCCGGACAGCCGTTCCCTGCACAAGGACTCCTGCCAGAGGGGGCTTGGGCAAGGCCAAAAGACTGTCAGATGTGTGGCTGGGGCAGCTTCCACCAAGAGAAGAGGTGCTTTTTTCTACCCAGAGAGCCCGGTCTTCCTAAACCAAGCAAAGGCCCTGTAAGGGCAAGGAGACGccctggaggggggagggggcagagccaAGCCAGGACCCGACAGGCAGAGCCAGGCTGGCCACGGTGGGGCTGTGCCCTCTGGCGCTGGCTCCCCTTCCTGCCACGGGCTCCCCTCTGTGGGGAAAGTGCTCACAGGGGAGACATCTCAGTAGAGGGTGGGAACAGGGAAGGCTCCTCTGCTCCCCATGGAATGGTTGGGGACTCAAGTCCTCTTTACTGATGACGAGCCCACCACCGGGCCTCTCCCATCTCCCCCCAGGTAGTGACCCAGATGCTGGATCGGACCAGCAGCGGCATTTTTGGAGGCAACCAGGGCTTCATTCACCTGATTCTGCCGTCCCTGCCGCTGGGGGGAGTCGGTgagccctgccctcctccactctccagcccccacccccagggttgGTATTCCCATCCTGGGAGGGCCCAGATTTGCCTTCACCCTCTGTTCTAACTTGATCCAGGCGCTGGGCCTCTAAAGCCCTGTTTTCCTATCTGCAAAATGGCTCTTTGAGTGGCTTGGCTTTCCCTGAGCGCCGCGCCAGCTGGGGGCTCCCGCCTGGGCAGCGGGCTGCTTCGAAGGCTGGCTGGGCTGCCTGCCTCAGGCCCTCACCTCCGTGCCCATGCAGGTAACAGTGGCATGGGAAGATACCGCGGCAAGTTCTCATTCGACACCTTCTCCCACCACCGTGCCAGTCTGCTCTCCCCCTCGGGCCCGGAGAAGCTCAGTGAATTCCACTACCCGCCCTACACTGACAGCAGGCAGCAGCTGATAGGCTGGGCCTTGGGCTCCCACAGCTGCACCCTTCTGTGAGCTCCCCGTGCACCTCCAGCGCCCTAACTCCACCACCCCTCTGTCCTGCTACTGCCCAGGTGTTAAGTGGTCCCTGAAAGGTGGGGGTCCTGTCTGGGAGTGCAAAGATCCTGCTCTTGGGGCTTTGTCTCAACAGCCCCTGGTTGGGCAGGACCTCTGGGCCGCTGGTCCCGCCACTTTCAGGGCCAAAGTCCCCTCTGCAGCCCCCTGACAGACTCACTGACCCGACCCTCTCTTTGGATATGTCTGATGATGGAGCTCTCGTGGTTAGAAAGGACCCCTTGTATCAGATCTATAATTAGGTTCCCAGAATACAGCgccatgtcttttctttttttaatagcaagggagggatggggagccAGGGTGGGGAGGCAGCCCGTGGGTGCGGGGCTGCCTGGGGAGGGACCTAAGGTCAGGCTTGGGCCAAAACTGTAGTGCTGCCTGTGGCCACCGCCACCTCCAACTCCCTGACCTGGGCTGCTGTCAGGAGGACCCCCAAAATACAGAGCGATTTCTAGCATCTCCATTCACACCTGGTTTGGGGAGCTGGGTTTGTCTGGCCTGAAGTGATCTGATCTTGAGCCCGGATCTGGCTAATGGCTGATGTCACCCTAACGTGTGTCACTGTCAAGGACTCTGATGCCGTGGGTGGGTGGAATCAATAGGAGAGAGTGCAAAGTTTGATTAGTCATGTCTGCTATGGGCACAGGACGGGTCGTGCACACTGCGGACACGTCTGTCATCCTGCCGTGGACTCCCAGAAGGAGATCATGGTGGGCAGAGTCTAAATCTAGCCACTTCATCTgacatatggggaaactgaggtctagagaCAGCACAGGGCTGAACTGAGTTTATACCGGAAAACAGAGCAGAGCTGAATGATGGGGGGTTTTCTGAGAAATAGGGAGGAGGGGGGATCAGTTAGGAGAACAGATCTAGTGCACTACTCTTTCCCTCGTCCTCATCCTGAGAGCCCACTTCCAACCTCCCCTACTCTTACTTCACTGAGAGCCTTGGGAAGACGGGGTTTGTGGCCTGAGATTGAGGGAAGAGGGGCAGTATGATGGTCCTGCTTCCCTGGGAACTGTGGGGGGTGGTTGTCTCCAAAAGGGCACAGGGTGGACTCGAAGGACGTACATAATAGGGACTTGCTGAGAGGTGCGAACACAGGATGTTCTATTTGGGTAATGGCACGGGGGCCTCCTTATAAGGCAGGACTAACGTCTAAGGccattttatttcagagacagcTCTTCTCAGCGGAGACCTGTCAGTGTTCAGGAAGGACAGGCTCTGTTGGTTATCACAAGGCTTGCTGATTGAATTTGGTAGAGGTTTCTACGTGTGCTACAATTCCTCTAAATCAGTGaaggggacagagacagaggccaGCTGATAGGACTAGGGGAAAACAGAATGTGCACGGGCCcggaggagagggagggtggcAGCTTTAGAAACTTGACCTGGTTGTGCATTCCATACATGCTGGCTGGGGAAGGCAGGACAGTCGGGCGTGGGAGATGGACCGGGGGCGGCTATGCCAGACGGGGACCCCtaccttctcccctctcttggCGGTGTGCGTTCCAATCCAGGTATAGTATGTTTCCGTGGGTCCGGCTTGCAGCAGGACAAGGGGATCCCGGGGGAGACTGAGTGGGTCCCCTTGACCCAGGGTGTGAACTAACTCACCCGTTCTGACGGGGGCGTCCCACTGTAAATCCCAGTAGATAATTCCTCTCCCAGGCGCGATGGGGCTGGGTGCTCTCAGCAGCAGAGCACGTCGATCTTCGGTGAGAGTCGGGGCGATGGCTGTCTCCCACTGCTTCTATACCTCCGCCGTGTTGGGGGCCTCACTGGGGGTCCCCAGTCTGGTATATGGGGCAATAGGCCCTACTGGTAGGTTATTTCAGTGCATCAAGACCTGGGACAATACTTTAGTTCACCCAGCCGACGTGGTTTCACCTGTTAATAATTTAATTTGCTGCTTTCAGGGGAGCCGCTGCCCCCCACTTTGGGCCAGAGGCACGTCCACACCTTTGTCTGGGCGGCGCTGGGCAGTGCCCTCCACCCCCAGACACGCTGCTGACACAGGGTTAGTGCATGGGCCGATTAAGGCCGGTGCCGAGTGCCAGCCGGAGCCCCTTCTCTGCAAGCCTTGTGCTCCCATTTCCAGTCTTTGCACAAAAGCTCCCCTGTGCCTTAGCGGTCCTGTGAATGAGTAATTACAAGGCAGT
Above is a genomic segment from Halichoerus grypus chromosome 11, mHalGry1.hap1.1, whole genome shotgun sequence containing:
- the ALDH3B2 gene encoding LOW QUALITY PROTEIN: aldehyde dehydrogenase family 3 member B2 (The sequence of the model RefSeq protein was modified relative to this genomic sequence to represent the inferred CDS: inserted 2 bases in 2 codons) translates to MDPFADTLREAFGSGRXEFRAAQLKGLGRFLRDNKQLLQEALVQDLRKSVFEAELSELTICQKEVDLALKNLRTWMKDEPVAKSLCVRLDSAXVRKEPLGLVLLIAPWNYPVHLTLVPLVGALAAGNCVVLKPSELSKGTEKVLAKVLPQYLDQSCFAVVLGGPQETRQLLEHKFDYIFFTGNPQVGRIVMAAAAKHLTPVTLELGGKNPCYVDDDCDPQTVANRVAWFRYFNSGQTCVAPDYVLCSPDTQERLLPALQRAITRFYGEDPQSSPSLGRIISEKHFRRLRGLLGCGRVVIGGQSDESDRYTSVTPTVLVDVRETEPVMQEEIFGPILPIVNVRSLDEAIDFISRREKPLAPYAFSNSNQVVTQMLDRTSSGIFGGNQGFIHLILPSLPLGGVGNSGMGRYRGKFSFDTFSHHRASLLSPSGPEKLSEFHYPPYTDSRQQLIGWALGSHSCTLL